In a genomic window of Urocitellus parryii isolate mUroPar1 chromosome 2, mUroPar1.hap1, whole genome shotgun sequence:
- the Mrpl57 gene encoding large ribosomal subunit protein mL63, with the protein MFLTALLCRNRIPGRQLIGKHRRPRGVSLLAKQNMIRRLEIEAENHYWLSMPYMTAEQEYGHASARRAQAFEAIKAASTSKFPPHRFVADQLNHLNVTKKWS; encoded by the coding sequence ATGTTCCTCACTGCTCTGCTCTGCCGCAATCGCATTCCTGGAAGGCAGTTGATCGGGAAGCACCGGCGGCCGCGGGGAGTGTCTTTGTTGGCGAAGCAGAACATGATCCGTCGCCTGGAGATCGAGGCGGAGAACCACTACTGGTTGAGCATGCCCTACATGACGGCGGAGCAGGAGTACGGCCACGCCAGCGCGCGCAGGGCACAGGCTTTCGAGGCCATCAAGGCGGCCAGCACTTCCAAGTTTCCCCCACATAGATTTGTTGCAGATCAGCTCAACCATCTCAATGTCACCAAGAAATGGTCCTAA
- the Ska3 gene encoding spindle and kinetochore-associated protein 3 — MDPIQSFYCKLRYLASTLDCETARLQRALDGEESDFDDYPVGILHDLHSEVQTLKDDVNILLDKARLESQENIDFIKAAKILMKKNSTDIIKIREFFQKYGYNPRVKESSVCEQELTNSTQEMAKCENFEKPDVKDDMFDPSVPSSSVSKKIPRSPQLSDFGLERYMVSQVLPNPPQAVNNHKEEPEIQTPPTSQSLVKILKTPKCALKMDDFECVTLNVEHFGISEHTFCLNEDYTMGLKNVKNIKSEKTLEREPMTNNFSGTPGPIIQQLEKSDVECTNSPLAPTFCTPGLKIPSTKNSTAVVSTNYPLPKINSSSNDVEVEDYTPLVLKSDECFENFMDPFSPTISSYENLLRTPTPPEITAIPEDILQILSKCNSNIATPVAMKAVPPGRGFLKYKRQNTQDAGDKENW, encoded by the exons ATGGACCCGATCCAGAGCTTCTACTGCAAGTTGCGGTATCTGGCCAGCACACTAGACTGCGAGACGGCCCGGCTGCAGCGAGCCCTGGACGGAGAGGAAAGCG ATTTTGATGATTATCCAGTGGGAATTTTACATGATCTTCATTCAGAAGTCCAGACTTTAAAG GATGATGTTAATATTCTTCTTGATAAAGCAAGATTGGAAAGTCAAGAAAACATTGATTTCATAAAGGcagcaaaaatattgatgaaaaaaaattcaacagataTCATAAAAATAAGAGAGTTTTTCCAGAAGTATGGATATAATCCACGTGTCAAGGAAAGTTCAG TTTGTGAGCAAGAACTCACTAACTCTACCCAAGAGATGGCTAAATGTGAGAATTTTGAAAAGCCTGACGTGAAGGATGATATGTTTGATCCTTCTGTTCCAAGCAGTTCCGTTTCTAAGAAGATTCCACGTAGTCCACAACTTTCGGATTTTGGACTTGAGCGATATATGGTATCCCAAGTTTTACCAAACCCTCCACAGGCAGTAAACAACCATAAGGAAGAGCCTGAAATTCAAACTCCACCTACCAGTCAGTCACTagttaaaatactaaaaactCCAAAATGTGCTCTAAAAATGGATGATTTTGAGTGTGTAACTCTTAATGTAGAACATTTTGGTATCTCTGAACATACTTTCTGTTTAAATGAAGATTATACAATGGGacttaaaaatgtgaagaatattAAAAG TGAGAAGACCCTAGAAAGAGAACCCATGACCAATAATTTTTCTGGTACCCCTGGCCCCATAATTCAGCAGCTGGAAAAAAGTG ATGTCGAGTGCACAAATTCCCCATTGGCACCTACATTCTGCACTCCTGGTTTGAAAATTCCTTCCACAAAGAACAGCACAGCTGTG gtatCCACAAATTAtccattaccaaaaataaatagttcGTCAAATGATGTGGAAGTTGAAGATTACACTCCACTAGTTTTAAAATCAGATGAGTGCTTTGAGAATTTTATGGATCCCTTTTCTCCTACAATTTCTTCTTACGAGAATCTACTTAGAACACCTACGCCCCCAGAAATAACTGCAATTCCAGAGGATATTCTCCAG ATTTTGTCAAAATGCAACTCAAACATAGCTACTCCAGTAGCAATGAAGGCAGTGCCACCCGGGAGAGGTTTCCTCAAATACAAAAGACAGAATACCCAAGATGCTGGCGACAAAGAAAACTGGTGA